A window from Chloroflexota bacterium encodes these proteins:
- a CDS encoding peroxiredoxin has product MSVDVGQPAPDFSLYDAETKKQRKLSEFKGKNVVLAFFPGAFTGVCTKEACTFRDSAAQLNSLNAQVVGVTVDSPFAQKAWADANKLGFPLLSDFGKQVIQQYGAGFKNLAGLEGYVSATRAVFVIDKGGVVRMKWIAPNPGIEPDYAAVQATLAGLK; this is encoded by the coding sequence ATGTCAGTGGACGTAGGACAGCCCGCACCGGACTTCAGCCTGTACGATGCGGAGACGAAGAAGCAGCGGAAGCTCAGCGAGTTCAAGGGGAAGAATGTGGTTCTGGCGTTCTTCCCCGGTGCCTTCACCGGCGTTTGCACCAAGGAGGCCTGCACCTTCCGGGACAGCGCCGCCCAGCTCAACAGCTTGAATGCGCAGGTGGTTGGCGTGACAGTGGATTCGCCATTCGCTCAGAAAGCGTGGGCGGATGCGAATAAGCTCGGCTTTCCCTTGCTGAGCGATTTCGGCAAGCAGGTGATCCAGCAGTATGGGGCCGGGTTCAAGAACCTGGCCGGGCTGGAGGGCTATGTCTCCGCCACGCGCGCTGTGTTTGTCATTGATAAGGGCGGCGTAGTGCGCATGAAGTGGATCGCGCCGAACCCGGGCATCGAGCCGGATTATGCGGCGGTCCAAGCAACCCTTGCCGGCTTAAAGTAG
- a CDS encoding CoA transferase, which produces MERTRRPSRAWRAVGIACAASLWAASARCQEATEEIDTLPGRCYLPGAPFTTGGITMPSALHGLRVLDLTHGMAGPLVGMMMADNGAEVIKVDPPGGPRIAYPAGETAWHRGKKSVHLNLKSKAGLADFLRLADTTDIVLESFRPGVTKRLGIDYARLSRRNPRLVYTSITGYGSTGRLADRPGYEALVQARTGFQSEQPLCEGQPSVKRSGPIMIGVPYVNIGAFFMAIYGTLAALDVRERMGEGQLVETSLFLGAMANYTMNWWGAERYQVHSPGSWVNGERIPWLPTIYESKDGVWFFGMGTRRFKDEFAKLLDLKEGYMNVPLDVPIARQREIYWELCEAYKKKTWKELEDIFTKTDCIWLPVQKSEEAFADDQIQHNKFIVEVNDPRYGKIRQVGVPFTMRKTPPKVQGPAPLPGQHTANVLASTPTAKPSAGKGTPRAKMNRLALEHVKVLDMGDFLAGPLGPQLLADLGANVIKLERTTGDPMRHAWAFYGCQRGKRAIAVDLYSPEGQQIAHTLAAEADIVHHNWRPGVAERLKVDYETIKKVNPNVIYCHNVPFGFDGPKAERGGLDQIMQAYTGALRRDSGEGNPPTTWLRSGLCDYVQAMMGGLSMLLALYHRERTGEGQFVGSRMLDAALWIHSDVSLGGKGTPKRPDLDSKLYGFGPLYRLYETREGWICLAAVQEKEWQGLCKAIGQPGLAKEARFADASARGRNAAALAQLLEQAFKSRTAEAWLAALDAARVPAEISKVHYGYDGVDLPKSPEARENGWVAEYPHAAYGKMWQTGIGSRLSKTPGQAVLAPPILGQHTREIMASIGYSQSAIADLKGRGVIKWTEPS; this is translated from the coding sequence ATGGAGAGGACGCGAAGACCATCGAGGGCGTGGCGGGCTGTTGGCATAGCGTGTGCGGCGAGTCTATGGGCGGCTTCCGCCAGGTGTCAAGAAGCAACGGAGGAAATTGACACACTACCGGGGCGATGCTATCTTCCCGGCGCTCCCTTCACTACTGGAGGCATCACGATGCCAAGCGCGCTCCACGGCCTTCGCGTCCTCGATCTCACCCACGGCATGGCCGGCCCCCTTGTGGGCATGATGATGGCCGATAACGGCGCCGAGGTCATCAAGGTTGACCCGCCCGGAGGCCCGCGCATCGCCTATCCGGCGGGCGAGACCGCTTGGCACCGCGGCAAGAAGAGCGTTCACCTCAACCTCAAGTCCAAGGCCGGCCTGGCCGATTTCCTGCGGCTGGCCGATACGACCGATATCGTCCTGGAATCGTTTCGCCCCGGCGTCACCAAGCGCCTGGGCATTGACTACGCGAGGCTGAGCCGCCGAAACCCACGATTGGTCTACACGAGCATCACGGGCTACGGCTCCACGGGCCGGCTGGCGGACCGGCCTGGCTATGAGGCGCTGGTACAGGCGCGCACGGGCTTCCAATCGGAGCAGCCGCTGTGCGAAGGCCAGCCCTCCGTGAAGCGCTCCGGCCCCATCATGATCGGCGTGCCGTATGTGAACATCGGGGCCTTTTTCATGGCGATCTACGGCACCCTGGCGGCGCTGGACGTGCGCGAGCGAATGGGCGAGGGTCAACTGGTGGAGACCTCGCTTTTCTTGGGCGCCATGGCGAACTACACGATGAACTGGTGGGGCGCCGAGCGCTATCAGGTGCACTCCCCCGGATCCTGGGTAAACGGCGAGCGCATCCCCTGGCTTCCCACGATCTATGAATCGAAGGACGGCGTCTGGTTCTTCGGCATGGGCACCCGGCGGTTCAAGGATGAGTTCGCCAAGCTCCTGGACCTCAAAGAGGGCTATATGAACGTGCCGCTGGATGTGCCCATCGCGCGCCAGCGGGAGATCTATTGGGAGCTGTGCGAGGCGTATAAGAAGAAGACCTGGAAAGAGCTGGAAGACATCTTCACCAAGACGGACTGCATCTGGCTGCCTGTGCAGAAATCGGAAGAGGCCTTTGCCGATGACCAGATCCAACATAACAAGTTCATCGTCGAAGTGAACGACCCACGTTACGGCAAGATCCGGCAGGTGGGCGTGCCGTTCACGATGAGGAAGACGCCTCCGAAGGTGCAGGGCCCAGCACCGCTGCCCGGCCAGCATACGGCGAATGTTTTGGCCTCTACTCCAACGGCAAAGCCGTCCGCGGGAAAGGGGACGCCGCGGGCCAAGATGAACCGCCTGGCCTTGGAGCACGTGAAGGTGCTGGACATGGGCGATTTCCTTGCCGGCCCCCTTGGCCCGCAGCTCCTGGCCGATCTGGGCGCGAACGTTATCAAGCTGGAGCGCACCACCGGCGACCCGATGCGCCACGCCTGGGCCTTCTACGGCTGCCAGCGCGGCAAGCGAGCCATCGCGGTGGACCTCTATTCTCCGGAGGGCCAGCAGATCGCGCATACGTTAGCGGCGGAGGCGGACATCGTCCACCACAACTGGAGGCCGGGCGTTGCCGAACGGCTCAAGGTGGACTACGAAACGATCAAGAAGGTCAACCCGAACGTTATCTATTGCCACAATGTGCCCTTCGGCTTTGATGGGCCAAAGGCAGAACGCGGCGGCCTGGACCAGATCATGCAGGCCTACACGGGCGCGCTCCGCCGGGACTCCGGCGAGGGCAACCCGCCGACGACCTGGCTGCGGAGCGGCCTGTGCGATTACGTGCAGGCGATGATGGGGGGCCTGTCCATGCTCTTGGCCCTGTACCACCGCGAACGCACCGGCGAGGGGCAGTTCGTGGGCTCACGGATGCTGGACGCGGCGCTGTGGATACACTCGGATGTCTCCTTAGGCGGCAAAGGGACGCCCAAGCGGCCTGATTTGGATAGCAAACTCTACGGCTTCGGTCCGCTCTACCGCCTCTACGAGACGCGCGAAGGTTGGATCTGCCTTGCGGCAGTGCAGGAGAAGGAGTGGCAAGGGCTGTGCAAAGCAATCGGCCAGCCGGGACTCGCCAAAGAGGCCCGCTTTGCCGATGCGTCGGCGCGCGGGCGCAATGCGGCGGCCCTGGCGCAACTGCTGGAGCAGGCCTTCAAATCGCGCACGGCAGAGGCATGGCTGGCGGCGCTTGATGCAGCGCGTGTTCCCGCCGAGATATCCAAGGTCCACTATGGCTATGACGGGGTTGACCTGCCTAAGAGCCCGGAGGCGCGGGAGAACGGCTGGGTGGCAGAGTACCCTCACGCCGCCTACGGCAAGATGTGGCAGACGGGCATCGGCTCGAGGCTCTCCAAAACGCCGGGGCAGGCGGTGCTCGCGCCGCCGATCCTTGGCCAGCACACGCGGGAAATCATGGCCTCCATCGGCTATAGCCAATCGGCCATCGCCGACCTGAAGGGGCGCGGCGTCATAAAATGGACGGAGCCAAGCTAG